CCAGAAGGACATCGCCACGGCCGGCGCCCAGGTCGTTTCCGAGGCGCTCCGCCATGCCCGGATAGACATCGTCGGGGGCGAGAATGATTTCTTCGAGAAGATCGTCCGCAGCATTGGTACCGGGAAGGCGGTGGACCGCGCGGTGCACAACAGCGCCACCCTCACGGATCTCAAGGACACCTTCTTCAATGGAGACCCCGGAGATTTCAAAGCCCGGCTCGCACAATGGGTGCAGGACTTTGGCATTCCCTCCGAGGACCTGAAGAACCTGACCCTGGCGGCGCTGCTGGCCCGGTTCCTCGCCGCCACCGACGATGCCGACCTGAAGTCCGCGATCCGCGCCGCGCTGGCGCAGGTGAAGGAGAAGGGGATGGGGGAGGCAAGCGCCCAGCAGGTGCTGCAGGCGTGAAGCGCGTTGATGATTGGACGGCCATGTCCCGCCCCAACCGCCAACATGGCTGAAACCGGCCCATCGGCCTCCGCCTCCGCCTCCGGCGCCTCGCCGGACACGGCCGCATCGGCCGCGTCCGCGTTGGGCAGCGCCACCTACGAGGTCATCCGCCAGCGGTTACGGACGCATGCGGAACAGCTCCGCGAACGGATGGGGCAGCTCGACGCGCGGCGGCGCGAGGTGTTCGGGAGCATCGAGTCGAAACTTCTCCAGGCCGACCGCATTACCACGGCCCACAACTGCATCCCCCAGGATCTGACGCAGCTCGACCACGGCCGGTTCCTCTTCGGGTTCAACGTCCAGTTTGGACTCAAAAGGGCGGTGGAGCTGGGCGACGTGTTTGCCGTCTTCGCCCGGGACGACGAGGTCGGCACCTTCAAGGAGGGCGGGCTGGATCCCCTGATGGACCCGCGGTTCCTGACCGACTTCAAGCGCCTCTATCACGTTTATGAGCGCACGGTGTTCTCGAAGTTTGCCCTGGGCGACGGCCACCTGTTCATGGTGTTCCGGACCGGCGCGGGTCCGGGGGACCTCGCGGTGTTCAAATGGGCCTTCGACGGCGACGGACTGCGGTATGTGGACGGGCGCGCGGAGGCGGAATACCGCAGGAACGGGTTCCCACCCGCACACGAGTTTCGCTGGCAGGTGCCGGACCGGGAGTCCTACCGGTATGGCGATCATCCCCACATCTCCATTCAGGACCGCGTGTTCGTGGAATGCATCGGTGGCGACCTGACGATCAAGGTCGAGGACAACACCGCCACGGGCGAGGGCGTCTATTCCGAGCCGGTGGACGACCGCCATCAGAAGGTGGACGACGCCGAGATCGCCTATGCGCTCCTCGGGCACCTGATTCTGCTGAAGATCCGGCCCTACAAGGAGGCTGCGGCGCGCTTCTTCATCTTCAACGAGAAGCTCCAGAGCGCCGTTCGCGTGGATTCGCTCGGGCAGTCCTGCGCGCTGCTGCCGGAGGATCACGGGCTGATTTTTCCGGACGGTTACTATCTCGCGACGGGCGGGCTGAAGCGGTTCGAGAACCGGGAGCGCCTGATGGTGTTGGAGCGCGTGATTCACGCACCGAACGGCGAGGATTCGCTGTATGTGTTTTTCGCGCCGGATTCCGGTTTGTACGCGTTGCTGCATTACCGGTTGATCGCGCAGCGGGTGGACGAACGGATCACCTGCCACGGCTTCTCGCTCTTTCCCAACGGCCATCTCGTCCTGTCCCGGGCCGACCCGGCCCCGCAAAAGCACCACACGATCCAGCTCCGGCAGACCCCGTTCCACCGCGCCGGTTTCGAGCCGCCCGGCCGGCGCGACGCCTTCCTTCACCGCGTGGGCAACAAGGAGGTCGTCCGCTGCCTTGCCGAGGCCAACGAGGTGCTCACGCTCGCGCTCCGGGACGATCCCTACGCCGAGCTCTATGTGGATCTGGTGCGCCGTTGCGACGCCCTGCTTGACGCCCATCCGTGGCTTGCGGAGCCGGACGGCTTCCGCGTGGACGACGCGCTGCGCCAGGTGCGTGCGGTGGCGGACCAGGCGGTGGACGAGTTCGACAGGGTGCGCCGGCTCCAGCAGGATGCCGTGCGACAGCTGGTGGAGGCCCGCAGGCACTGCGAGGAGCGCGCCGACCTCGTCCGCCGTGCCGGCCGCGACACGCTGGAGGACTTCGTGCACCACCTGGCCGCGCTGCGACAGCTGCGTGGCGAGCTGATCACCCTCCGGGAGGTGCGCTACGCGGACGTGCCGCAGGTCACCGCGCTGGAGGAATCGGTGGCCGCGCAGACGGAGGCGTTTGCCGCGGAGTGCGTGACGTTTCTCCTGAAGCCCGAGGCGCTGGAGCCCTACCGCAAGACGGCGGCGGCCCATCTCGCTGCGGTGGAGCAGGTGACGAGGGCCGCCGAGGGGAGGCGGATCGAGCAGGCCGTGGGCGAAGCCGGCGGCGCGCTGGAGATGCTCATCGAGATCGTCAACAGCCTCAAGATCGAGGATGCCACCGAGACCACGCGCATCATTGATGGCATCACGGCGGTGTATGCCACGCTCAACCAGGTCCGGGCGGCGTTGAAGAACCGGCTTTCGTCGCTGATGGCCGCGGAAGGTGCGGCCCAGTTCCACGCGCAGCTCAAGCTCCTCGGCCAGTCCGCCGCCAGTTACCTCGACCTCTGCGATTCCCCCGGCAAATGTGACGAGTACCTCAACCGGCTTGCGGTGCAGATCGAGGAACTGGAGGGGGCGTTTGCGGGCTTCGAGGACTACACCGTTCAGCTCGCCGAACGACGCACCGAACTCTACGAGGCGTTCGAGCAGCGCAAGCTGGCGCTGGTCGGCCAGCGCAATCAGCGCGCCAGCGCGCTGATGACCGCCGTCGAGCGCATCCTCAAGGTCGTCCAGAACCGCCTGGCCTCCTTCAAGACCGTCGAGGAGATCCACGCCTACATGGCGTCGGATCTCATGACGGCGAAGATCCGCGAGACGATCGGGCAGTTGCTGGAGCTCGGCGACGCGGTCAAGGCCGACGATCTTCAGGGCCGCATCAAGGCCGTGCAGCAGGAGGCCGTGCGGCAGCTCAAGGACCGGCAGGATTTGTTTGCGGGCGGGACGGACGTCATCCAGCTCGGCCGGCACCGGTTCAACGTCAACACCCAGCCGCTGGACCTCACGGTGGTCCAGCGGGATGGCGTGCAGCATCTGCACCTGACGGGCACGAAGTACTTCGAGCCGATCACCGATGAAGCGTTCCTGGCCACGCGCGCCGTATGGGATCAGGAGAGCCTCTCGGAGAATCCCACGGTGTATCGTGCCGAGTACCTTGCCTGGCAGCTGCTCAAGTCGCTGGAGGCCGGGCCATCAATCGGTTCCGGCGGGAGCGAGCCCACATCGGGGACGGCCCGCGTGGAGGCGTTTCTTGGCATGTCGGCGGAGGAGCGCCTCGGGTATGTGCAGGCGTTCATGGGGCCGCGGTATTCGGAGGCCTACACGCGGGGTGTCCACGACCTCGACGCCGCACAAATCGCCCTGGCGCTGGCCTCGACGCATATCGCGTTGCAACTGGCGCGCTTTCATCCCACGGCCCGCGCCGCCGCCGTCGTGTTCTGGACGGGCTTCTGTCCCGCGGACCTCCACGCCCTCTGGACCCACAAGCTGAAGGGCTTCGCCGGTCGCAACCGCCTGTTCCCCGGCGACCCGGCGCAGCGCGGGTACATCCGGGGGCTGGGTGAACTCATCGCCGGATTCCTGCGGGCGACGTCGCTGTATCCGGAGGCTCATGCCGAAGAGGCAGGGGAGTATCTCTTCCACGAGCTGGTTCAAGGCGAGGCGTTCGTCGTCAGCCGCGAGGCGGACCGCCTGGCTGCGGCGTTTCAGCAGCATCTCGTGGCGAAGGGTGCCGACGAAGCATTCCGCGCCGCACGCGAGCCGCTGGTTCCGCATCCGGCGAGCGAGCTGGAGCTGGTCCGCGACTGGGTGCGCGGCGGCCTGCTCCTGCATCCCGGGTCCGAACCGCACCTGGAGGAGGTCACGGCCATCGTTTTCTGCGGCGACCGGATGCCACGCACGCCGGTGAACGCCGGGCTGCGGCAGGAACTCGGGGACCTGCGGGGGGCGCATCCGTTGATCTCGGGCGCCAGGTACGTCTTTGATTACCTCGATTTCACGACGCGGCTGCGTCGCTTCGAGCGGGAGGTCCAACCGTGCTTCGAGACGTTTCACCGGCTGAAGCAGCGTCTGATGGATCAGGAACGCGCGCGCCTTCGCCTCGACGAATTCCGTCCGCGCGTGCTGTCGTCGTTCGTCCGCAACGAGCTCATTGACCGCGCCTACCTGCCGATGGTCGGCGACAACCTCGCCAAGCAGATCGGCGCGGCGGGTGCGGCGCGGCGCACCGACCTTATGGGACTGCTGCTGCTCATCTCGCCGCCCGGGTACGGCAAGACCACGCTCCTTGAATATATCGCAAGCCGTCTCGGGCTGGTCTTCGTCAAGATCAACGGCCCGGCCCTCGGGCATCAGGTTGTCTCGCTCGATCCCGAGGAGGCCGGCAACGCGGCCGCCCGGGAGGAGATCCACAGGCTGAACCTCGCGCTGGAGATGGGGGACAACACGATGATCTGCGTGGACGACATCCAGCACTGCAGCCCGGAGTTCCTCCAGAAATTCATCTCCCTCTGCGACGGCCAGCGAAAGATCGAGGGGGTCTGGCGCGGCCGGCCCAGGACCTATGACCTGCGCGGGCGCAAGGTGGTCGTCGTCATGGCGGGCAACCCCTACACCGAGAGCGGGCAGAAGTTCAAAATCCCCGACATGCTCGCGAACCGCGCCGACACGTACAATCTCGGCGACATCGTCGGGAACAATGGCGAGTGGTTCAAGGCGAGCTACCTCGAGAACTGCGTCACCTCCAACGCCGTGCTCGCACCGCTGGCCAGTCGTAGTCCGCAGGACGTTCGCACCTTCATCCGGATGGCGGAATCGGGCGACCGGACGAATGCCACCGCCCTGGAGGGCGGCTATTCGGCGCAGGATGTGGAGGAGATCCTCAAGGTCATGCGCCGGCTGGTGGCGCTGCGTGAGATCGTGCTCAAGGTGAACCTCGCCTACATTGATTCCGCCGCGCAGGCCGACGAATTCCGCACCGAGCCGCCGTTCCGGCTTCAGGGGTCCTACCGCAACATGAACCGGCTCGCCGAAAAGGTTGTGCCGGTTATGAATGACGAGGAGATCCGCACGCTCATCCTTGACCACTACAAGGGGGAATCCCAGACGCTCACCACCGGTGCGGAGGCGAATCTGCTCAAATTCAAGGAGCTGTTCGGCGTCATCGCCCCGGACGAAGCGGCACGGTGGGCGGAGATCAAAAAGACCTTCCAGCGCAACCAGATCACGCGCGGCAACGGGCAGGACGATCCGGTCAGCCGCGTGGTGGGCCAGCTGGCGGCCTTTCAGAGCGGACTGGATTCCATTGGTCAGACCCTCCGGTCCGGTCTGTCGCGTGAGCCCGCGCCGCTCCATCTGGACCTCGCCGCCGTCGAGCGGAGTCTGGGGGCGATCGAATCGGCGTTGAGACAACGAGCCGATCCACCGGCAACCGCGCCGGCCTCCGTGGTCATGGATCTCGCGCCGGTGCGCCAGTCCTTGGAGGCGTTGCGTGAGACGTTGGCGGCGCAATGGCGCTCCGCCGTTCCAGCCCCCGTCGAGGCCGGACAGGACGGCGGGCTGAGCCAGCAGGTGACCGATGGATTGCGGGGACTGCGCGAGGACCTCAGTCGCGCGATCACGGCCGTGCATTCCGGCACGATGGCGGAAGCGATGAAGCGCATGGAGCACGAGATGGAGATGGTCCATAGCACGCTGGCGACGTTGAAGGACATCGCAGTCCGCCAGCGGGATCACGTCCGCAACGCCGAGGAACTGCTGGCCACCCGCGCCCGCCAGGGCACGGTTGAGATCGAGCTGACCCAGGAAATGCTGAGCAACGAACGCGCCTTCCTGGAGAAATTTCATCAGGTCCTGGAGGGCGCGCAGCCGCAGCGTGCGGGAAATGCCGGCCAGGAGCCGCCGAAGCGGCCGCAACCGCCGGCGGACTGACCCGGAGATGAGCGCCATGATAACCCGGTGCAGGGCGACGGCCGCCGGCAGCCCGCGTAGGGATCACCGGAAGTCCAGGGTGCGTCGCCAAAGCGGCTCCGCGGTTCACCCGGTCCCCCGGTCCCGCGATCTCAACCGTCGCCAACGAACCGTTTCCCCGAAGTCCCCATGAACAAGATCCAGGCCCGCCTCGAATCCCTCCGTCGCAAGGCGGACCAGTGGAAACAGGTCATCGAAAGTGCACCAGCGCAGGCTGAGCGCCTGCGCGTGGCCGTGAACACGGCTGCCGGCCAGTTCCAACAGTTGCGCTCCGAAGTCCAGGGGGCTGTCGCCGGGTTGCGGATGCATGATGACCGCCATCTTGCCGCAGCCCTGTTGGAGATTCATGAGCATCAGGCCGCCTTCCTCCGCGCCGGCTATGAGCTCGCCGGCCTGGATCTTGAGCCGGGAATTGCGCCGCGATTGATGGTGCATCTTGAAAGGCTGGACGATGTCGGGACGTCCACACGGCGCGCCGTTCTCGAAGAGACCCGACAGATGCCGACCGTCCATGCCCTTGTCTCCGCCATTCTCAAGGCGGAGGAGGTGGCTGCCGGGGTTCGGCTGACCGGCCTGGCGTACTGCAAGTTGATCGTCCAGGTGGGTCCCAGTCCGACCGTTCGTATTGGCTGGAGGCGTGAGGATTTTGAGGAGTCAGCGTCCAGGCCTGGATCCGCACCCGCGCCCGCCGCCACGGCCCCGCCTCCAGTCCGGAACGAACAGCCCACCTCGGGCTTCTTCGAGCGGTCCGAACCCGCGGCCTCTCCGGGCTCGTCATCACCTTCAGCCACAGCTTCGTCCGAGGCGGCATCCGTGCCCGTCCCGTTCCGTCCCGCGCCCCAGCCCGCGCGCAGCCTGAGTCCGCTCCGTGTCGCCCCGATTGCGTTGAGCACACCGTTGCGACCGCGGCCGGAGGGCGATTCCGGCGGCGGGGAGGCGCGCGATTCGTTGGAGCGATTCAAGCGCATGCCCGACCTGACCGGCCGCGGTTGAGCGGCGGCGTTGCACGGCGGGCGAAACTCCCGGTCCACCCGTCCGGCAGGGCGTCGCTGCAGGTGAATCTGATCTACCAGTCCCGCGCCTTCTCGAACCGGCCGCTCTCCGCCGGCTGGAGCGTTAGCCCGATTGTCAACGGCCTCCGCACGGACGTCGTCCTCGGCGCCGTGGATATCGGGGCGGGATTTGCCTACGAGGTGGATCTGGGGATCGGAGTGGCCGTGGACGAAATCCTCATCTTCCCCCGCCAGGACGGCCGCGGTATGGGCCGGTTCACCAACCTCCGAGTTGAGCTCCTCGAAGACGAGGACTGCCAGGCGGGCAAGAGAAACGGGTCTGTCGATCTGTTCACGGATGGATCCAACTCAGGTTCCGGGAGAGACCTTGGCGTACCAACGGAATCCGCGGATCGCGCCTCAAGGTCCGAGGCAGCGTCGGGAAACCGGCCCGGGCCGGATTTCTGCAAGGAGCAGGGTATCCGCGGCGACACCGTAGGGCCCCTCGGCAACCGGGTTGCCGGAGGAATCCATCAGCAGCGAGCCGCCGATGCAGTGGCGTCCCGCCCAGGGGCCTCCGGTGAGGACCCCGACGTTGCTGACACCTGCGAACCAGAGGCCGAACTCGCGGGCCACCGGACCGTAGCAGTCACGCCAGAGGCGTCCGTAGGGTTCGCGAACCGGATCGTGGTCGGCGGGAACGGCCCAGGCGCATGGCGACAGAATCAACTGGGCGCCCAGCAGACCCAGGGTCCGGCTGATGGGATGTCCGGGCACAAAGGCGTCTGCACAAATCAGGATTCCGATCCTTCCAAATGGGGTATCGGCGACCGCGACCCGATCGCCCCGTGCGTAGAGCGCGTGGGCGAACTCCAGTTCGTTGATTTTGCGATGGTGCAGCACCACCGCACCGGTGTCCGCAATCAGGACGGCGGCGTTGAACACGCGGGCCCCGTCACGCTCCGTGATACCGGCGCAGACCCAGATCCGGTGGGCCTGGGCGGCATGCCTCAGCGCCTGACATGCGGCTCCGTCGGGAATCGGGCTGGCGCGATTGGCAGCCGAAGGATCCGTCCAACCGAGGTCCATCGCCTCGGGCAGGAGAACGATCCGGGCACCCCGGGCCGCCGCCTCGGCAATGCCTTGTCGGGCGCGATCTAGGTTGCCGGAAAGGTCGCCGCCCGTGACCAGCATTTGAGCCATCGCGAGGGGGAAGGGGAAGGGGGATGGGGAGAGATCGCTGGTCATGGGGCCGATGATTGGGGCGTCCGGGGCGATTTGTTTCGATTGTTGGTGCCTGCTGCAATGACCTGTCCCTCCGTTCCCACCTCGCTGGGTCGCGCTGCGCCGCGCCTCCTCCAGTTCAGCCACGGTTGATTGCCCAGAGCAGGGGCACTCCGCCCCATTGCCGTATCCGCGTGTCGTCGCTGACCAACCGCAACCCGTGCACCAGCGCGGTCGCCACGATGAGTTGGTCGGCGGGATCCTCGTGAAACCCTGCGGCCTGCAGGGTGGTTACCCTCTCCGCAATGGCGGGCGTGATGGGGAGCACGGTGAGCTCCGGGGTGACGGCCAGGCGGAAGAACTCCGTAAGCGGCACCGCGAGCTCCAGTCGTCCCAACTCGACCAGCTTTGCGGCCTCCCAGAGTGAAATGTCTGCGAGGGCCAGGGAACCGGCGTGCGAGGTCAAGGTTCGGTCCACCAGCGGCGGCAGGCGGTCGCCACACGCCCGTTGAATCCAGGTATGGGTGTCGAGGAGATGAGTCACGGGGAGGCCTCCCACGCGAGTCCCGTGCTGTGAATATCCCCGGTGATCCTGATCTTGCCTTTAAGCGCGCCCTGCCAGGTCTTCGGCTGGACCCGCTGGAACACAAATTCCCGGCCTCCCGACGTTACAAA
Above is a window of Verrucomicrobiia bacterium DNA encoding:
- a CDS encoding carbon-nitrogen hydrolase family protein — translated: MTSDLSPSPFPFPLAMAQMLVTGGDLSGNLDRARQGIAEAAARGARIVLLPEAMDLGWTDPSAANRASPIPDGAACQALRHAAQAHRIWVCAGITERDGARVFNAAVLIADTGAVVLHHRKINELEFAHALYARGDRVAVADTPFGRIGILICADAFVPGHPISRTLGLLGAQLILSPCAWAVPADHDPVREPYGRLWRDCYGPVAREFGLWFAGVSNVGVLTGGPWAGRHCIGGSLLMDSSGNPVAEGPYGVAADTLLLAEIRPGPVSRRCLGP
- a CDS encoding DNA repair ATPase, which translates into the protein MAETGPSASASASGASPDTAASAASALGSATYEVIRQRLRTHAEQLRERMGQLDARRREVFGSIESKLLQADRITTAHNCIPQDLTQLDHGRFLFGFNVQFGLKRAVELGDVFAVFARDDEVGTFKEGGLDPLMDPRFLTDFKRLYHVYERTVFSKFALGDGHLFMVFRTGAGPGDLAVFKWAFDGDGLRYVDGRAEAEYRRNGFPPAHEFRWQVPDRESYRYGDHPHISIQDRVFVECIGGDLTIKVEDNTATGEGVYSEPVDDRHQKVDDAEIAYALLGHLILLKIRPYKEAAARFFIFNEKLQSAVRVDSLGQSCALLPEDHGLIFPDGYYLATGGLKRFENRERLMVLERVIHAPNGEDSLYVFFAPDSGLYALLHYRLIAQRVDERITCHGFSLFPNGHLVLSRADPAPQKHHTIQLRQTPFHRAGFEPPGRRDAFLHRVGNKEVVRCLAEANEVLTLALRDDPYAELYVDLVRRCDALLDAHPWLAEPDGFRVDDALRQVRAVADQAVDEFDRVRRLQQDAVRQLVEARRHCEERADLVRRAGRDTLEDFVHHLAALRQLRGELITLREVRYADVPQVTALEESVAAQTEAFAAECVTFLLKPEALEPYRKTAAAHLAAVEQVTRAAEGRRIEQAVGEAGGALEMLIEIVNSLKIEDATETTRIIDGITAVYATLNQVRAALKNRLSSLMAAEGAAQFHAQLKLLGQSAASYLDLCDSPGKCDEYLNRLAVQIEELEGAFAGFEDYTVQLAERRTELYEAFEQRKLALVGQRNQRASALMTAVERILKVVQNRLASFKTVEEIHAYMASDLMTAKIRETIGQLLELGDAVKADDLQGRIKAVQQEAVRQLKDRQDLFAGGTDVIQLGRHRFNVNTQPLDLTVVQRDGVQHLHLTGTKYFEPITDEAFLATRAVWDQESLSENPTVYRAEYLAWQLLKSLEAGPSIGSGGSEPTSGTARVEAFLGMSAEERLGYVQAFMGPRYSEAYTRGVHDLDAAQIALALASTHIALQLARFHPTARAAAVVFWTGFCPADLHALWTHKLKGFAGRNRLFPGDPAQRGYIRGLGELIAGFLRATSLYPEAHAEEAGEYLFHELVQGEAFVVSREADRLAAAFQQHLVAKGADEAFRAAREPLVPHPASELELVRDWVRGGLLLHPGSEPHLEEVTAIVFCGDRMPRTPVNAGLRQELGDLRGAHPLISGARYVFDYLDFTTRLRRFEREVQPCFETFHRLKQRLMDQERARLRLDEFRPRVLSSFVRNELIDRAYLPMVGDNLAKQIGAAGAARRTDLMGLLLLISPPGYGKTTLLEYIASRLGLVFVKINGPALGHQVVSLDPEEAGNAAAREEIHRLNLALEMGDNTMICVDDIQHCSPEFLQKFISLCDGQRKIEGVWRGRPRTYDLRGRKVVVVMAGNPYTESGQKFKIPDMLANRADTYNLGDIVGNNGEWFKASYLENCVTSNAVLAPLASRSPQDVRTFIRMAESGDRTNATALEGGYSAQDVEEILKVMRRLVALREIVLKVNLAYIDSAAQADEFRTEPPFRLQGSYRNMNRLAEKVVPVMNDEEIRTLILDHYKGESQTLTTGAEANLLKFKELFGVIAPDEAARWAEIKKTFQRNQITRGNGQDDPVSRVVGQLAAFQSGLDSIGQTLRSGLSREPAPLHLDLAAVERSLGAIESALRQRADPPATAPASVVMDLAPVRQSLEALRETLAAQWRSAVPAPVEAGQDGGLSQQVTDGLRGLREDLSRAITAVHSGTMAEAMKRMEHEMEMVHSTLATLKDIAVRQRDHVRNAEELLATRARQGTVEIELTQEMLSNERAFLEKFHQVLEGAQPQRAGNAGQEPPKRPQPPAD
- a CDS encoding type II toxin-antitoxin system VapC family toxin, with amino-acid sequence MTHLLDTHTWIQRACGDRLPPLVDRTLTSHAGSLALADISLWEAAKLVELGRLELAVPLTEFFRLAVTPELTVLPITPAIAERVTTLQAAGFHEDPADQLIVATALVHGLRLVSDDTRIRQWGGVPLLWAINRG